From the bacterium genome, one window contains:
- a CDS encoding radical SAM/SPASM domain-containing protein: MATPLINRYRSVLDYRQKQVQTSGLPTLLHLEPTNSCNLSCPMCPRTKDMERKVGFMSMSVVEKIAAEAEGHVQFVLLQAWGESVMHPQLDKIVATFKSRGIRTFLSTNATLLDANRSDKLLDSGLDLIIFSLDAVNEETYRQLRVGGDFQKTVKNVEEFLKKVRQRHIDMFCVCQLIYMSLNKHEALTFRKKWQELGAHVWLKPFNVWNGENEDFDKLHPDSAKKVYFDNLCDWPWRTMVIHWNGNVVPCCNDYDGDVVFGNVQQNTLAEVWNGEAIQSFRKAHIEGRRNIEFCKKCSYISLGSGKQLAFVLLNYLTSLKLQTRFENYYKKTI; the protein is encoded by the coding sequence ATGGCCACCCCATTGATCAATCGTTACCGATCTGTTCTGGATTACCGACAAAAGCAAGTTCAGACCTCGGGCTTGCCCACGTTACTGCATCTTGAGCCTACCAACTCATGCAATCTCAGCTGCCCAATGTGTCCCCGGACGAAGGACATGGAACGTAAAGTCGGATTCATGTCTATGTCAGTTGTCGAGAAGATAGCGGCGGAAGCGGAAGGGCATGTTCAGTTTGTTCTCTTGCAAGCTTGGGGGGAGAGCGTCATGCACCCGCAACTCGATAAGATCGTTGCTACCTTCAAGTCGCGCGGAATCAGAACGTTTCTCTCAACAAATGCGACGCTACTAGATGCCAACAGAAGCGACAAATTATTGGACAGCGGCCTGGATTTAATAATATTCAGCCTCGACGCCGTTAACGAGGAGACTTACCGTCAGTTGCGCGTCGGGGGTGATTTCCAGAAAACAGTAAAGAACGTCGAGGAGTTCCTGAAAAAGGTCAGACAACGCCACATTGATATGTTTTGCGTCTGTCAACTGATCTATATGTCGCTTAACAAGCATGAGGCGCTGACGTTCCGCAAGAAGTGGCAAGAGCTCGGGGCGCACGTCTGGCTTAAACCGTTCAATGTCTGGAACGGAGAAAATGAAGATTTCGACAAACTGCACCCGGACTCGGCAAAAAAGGTATATTTCGACAATCTATGCGATTGGCCGTGGCGGACAATGGTTATTCACTGGAACGGCAATGTTGTGCCGTGTTGCAACGATTACGATGGTGATGTGGTGTTTGGAAACGTTCAACAAAACACATTGGCGGAGGTTTGGAACGGCGAAGCGATCCAGAGTTTCAGGAAGGCCCACATTGAAGGCCGACGCAATATTGAGTTCTGCAAGAAATGTTCTTATATATCACTCGGCAGCGGTAAACAACTTGCCTTCGTCTTACTGAATTACCTGACTTCCCTGAAGCTACAGACGAGGTTCGAGAACTACTACAAAAAAACCATCTAA
- the clpB gene encoding ATP-dependent chaperone ClpB yields MFDLSKLTQKAQEAMQMAQEKAVRCSHQELDGEHLLLSLLEQEDGLASKLIERLGVRPAELRARVEEALDKFPKVKGTVTEAGKVYVTQRLNQLLVKAGDEAKRLKDEYISVEHLLLAFLDEGKGTASGKILAQMGIDRARFLEALTAVRGHQRVTSATPEGAYEALQKYGIDLVEMAKQNKLDPVIGRDMEIRSVIRILSRKTKNNPVLIGEPGVGKTAIVEGLAHRILRGDVPEGLKDRTIFALDMTALMAGAKYRGEFEERLKAVLTEIKAAEGRIILFIDELHTIVGAGKTEGSSDAGNMLKPMLARGELHCIGATTLDEYRKYIEKDAALERRFQPILVEAPSVEDTLSILRGLKDRFEVHHGVRITDSALVASAVLSDRYISDRFLPDKAIDLMDEACASIRTEIDSMPAELDEITRKVMRLEIEETALKKEKDEGSKERLKVLRKELADLKTACDTMRAQWSNEKSAIAGVQSVREDLEKARRESEEAERKYDLDRLAKLRHGVIPDLEKKLSTLQKTAAGTTESRSMLREEVTEEEIAEVVSRWSGVPLTKLLQGDREKLLKLGDVLHENVIGQDEAVQVVADAVLRARAGIKNPKRPVGAFLFLGPTGVGKTELAKVLATTLFDSEDHLIRIDMSEYMEKHTVSRLVGAPPGYVGYEEGGQLTEAVRRKPYAVILLDEIEKAHHDVFNILLQILDDGRLTDSHGRTVNFKNSIIIMTSNIGSPILLEGIGADGQIKEAARLDVMEELRQSFRPEFLNRLDDVVLFKPLTLEEIGRIVDLQMGELRTRLGEQRMELKVTDGARELLAREGYSPVYGARPLKRLIQVLVETPLARLVVAGTIKGGQTVKVGVKKGEIEILVE; encoded by the coding sequence ATGTTTGACTTAAGCAAATTAACGCAAAAGGCTCAGGAAGCCATGCAGATGGCGCAGGAAAAAGCAGTGAGATGCAGCCACCAGGAGTTGGATGGTGAGCATTTGCTGTTAAGTCTGCTGGAGCAGGAGGATGGGTTGGCCTCGAAGTTAATTGAGCGGCTAGGGGTACGGCCTGCTGAATTACGTGCTCGTGTGGAGGAGGCGCTGGATAAGTTCCCGAAGGTGAAAGGCACCGTTACGGAGGCTGGCAAGGTATATGTGACTCAGCGGCTTAACCAACTCTTGGTGAAAGCTGGGGATGAGGCGAAGCGGTTGAAGGATGAATATATCTCGGTTGAGCACTTATTGTTGGCCTTTCTGGACGAGGGCAAGGGGACGGCCTCGGGTAAAATTCTCGCGCAGATGGGGATTGATCGTGCCCGGTTCCTGGAGGCGCTTACGGCTGTGCGAGGTCACCAGCGGGTGACCAGTGCCACTCCTGAAGGAGCCTATGAAGCCTTGCAGAAATACGGCATAGATTTGGTCGAGATGGCGAAGCAGAACAAACTTGATCCGGTCATTGGGCGCGATATGGAAATCCGCAGCGTGATCCGGATTCTTTCCCGAAAGACAAAGAATAACCCCGTTTTGATAGGTGAACCCGGGGTTGGGAAAACGGCCATTGTGGAGGGTTTGGCACATCGGATTCTGAGAGGCGATGTACCGGAGGGACTCAAGGATCGCACCATTTTCGCGCTGGATATGACAGCCCTGATGGCGGGGGCCAAATATCGGGGCGAGTTTGAGGAACGGCTTAAGGCAGTGCTTACCGAGATCAAGGCGGCTGAAGGCCGGATTATTCTGTTTATTGATGAGCTTCACACGATTGTAGGTGCAGGGAAGACGGAAGGATCGTCGGATGCAGGGAATATGCTCAAGCCCATGCTGGCACGCGGTGAGTTGCATTGTATTGGGGCCACGACGCTGGATGAATATCGCAAATATATCGAGAAAGACGCCGCTTTGGAAAGGCGCTTCCAGCCGATCCTGGTAGAGGCGCCATCGGTGGAAGATACGCTTTCGATTCTCCGAGGACTAAAAGACCGGTTTGAGGTGCATCATGGCGTGCGGATCACGGATTCTGCACTTGTGGCATCTGCTGTTCTTTCAGATCGTTATATCAGTGACCGGTTTTTGCCTGACAAGGCTATTGATCTGATGGATGAGGCTTGTGCCTCGATCCGCACGGAGATCGATTCCATGCCGGCGGAGTTGGATGAAATTACCCGCAAGGTGATGCGGCTGGAAATCGAGGAAACGGCGCTCAAAAAGGAAAAAGACGAGGGAAGTAAGGAGCGTTTGAAGGTGCTTCGGAAAGAGTTGGCGGATCTCAAGACCGCCTGTGACACCATGCGGGCTCAGTGGTCGAATGAGAAAAGCGCTATCGCCGGAGTTCAGTCTGTCCGTGAAGACCTTGAAAAAGCACGGAGGGAAAGCGAAGAAGCCGAACGTAAATACGATCTCGACCGGTTGGCGAAATTACGCCATGGCGTGATTCCGGATCTTGAGAAGAAACTCAGCACTCTCCAAAAAACAGCGGCGGGGACAACCGAAAGCCGCTCCATGTTACGGGAAGAAGTTACCGAGGAGGAGATTGCCGAAGTGGTGTCCCGATGGTCTGGCGTTCCGCTAACTAAACTGCTTCAGGGTGATCGGGAAAAGCTGCTGAAGCTAGGTGACGTGTTGCACGAGAATGTGATTGGGCAGGATGAGGCCGTTCAGGTCGTGGCAGATGCGGTGTTGCGGGCGAGGGCGGGGATCAAGAATCCCAAGCGGCCTGTAGGGGCTTTCCTCTTTCTGGGGCCAACAGGTGTGGGAAAAACGGAGTTGGCGAAGGTGCTGGCCACAACCCTTTTTGATTCGGAAGACCATCTGATCCGGATCGATATGAGTGAGTATATGGAGAAGCATACGGTTTCCCGGCTGGTTGGAGCGCCTCCGGGATATGTGGGATATGAGGAAGGAGGACAACTGACTGAGGCCGTCCGTCGTAAGCCGTATGCGGTTATTCTGCTGGATGAAATTGAGAAGGCGCATCATGATGTTTTTAACATTCTGCTACAGATTCTGGACGATGGCCGGTTAACGGATTCCCATGGGCGAACCGTAAACTTTAAAAATTCGATCATTATTATGACCAGTAATATCGGGTCGCCGATCTTGTTGGAAGGGATTGGGGCTGATGGCCAAATCAAAGAGGCGGCCCGGCTCGATGTGATGGAAGAGTTGCGGCAGAGTTTCCGGCCAGAATTTCTCAACCGTTTGGACGATGTAGTGTTATTCAAGCCATTAACGTTGGAAGAGATCGGCCGAATTGTGGATCTCCAGATGGGCGAATTGCGGACACGGCTCGGGGAGCAGCGCATGGAACTTAAGGTGACCGATGGGGCTCGTGAGTTGTTGGCGAGGGAAGGGTATAGCCCGGTATATGGGGCGCGTCCTTTGAAGCGGCTGATTCAGGTGCTAGTTGAGACCCCCCTTGCCCGTTTGGTCGTGGCGGGGACTATAAAGGGAGGTCAAACGGTAAAGGTCGGGGTAAAGAAGGGCGAGATCGAGATTCTTGTGGAATAA
- a CDS encoding CDP-alcohol phosphatidyltransferase family protein yields MKTVITWRQLIPISITLLAMLCGFFSILVTVESMNETLEKAGAMHRWSALLIMLAMILDGIDGNVARKLKGCTEIGAELDTYVDMTAFGIAPAVLIYVVMLTGSVPQDSERIFWRVAMTAVVVLSGVVRLARFKAHDPDRGQGGYTGLPITACAGWVAMIVFISQSEPFEKYSLNSGWVAGLFLVGVLIFISLQVSNVRYPKPTKHPALFIPMVIMVCVLFGPQKIAVPAAVFMILMVLGYIAFGPFYMRQLSRREALGKAAQPSDANRNG; encoded by the coding sequence ATGAAGACAGTCATCACCTGGCGTCAATTGATCCCGATCTCCATCACGTTGCTGGCAATGTTGTGTGGTTTTTTCAGCATTTTGGTCACTGTGGAAAGTATGAACGAAACGCTGGAGAAGGCGGGTGCCATGCATCGGTGGTCGGCTTTGCTGATCATGCTGGCTATGATTCTGGATGGGATTGACGGGAATGTGGCCCGCAAGCTGAAGGGGTGTACTGAAATTGGTGCAGAACTGGACACCTATGTGGATATGACCGCTTTTGGCATTGCGCCCGCCGTCTTGATTTATGTGGTGATGTTGACGGGGTCGGTTCCGCAAGATTCAGAGCGAATTTTCTGGCGGGTGGCTATGACGGCTGTAGTGGTGCTTTCCGGCGTGGTTCGATTGGCCCGCTTCAAGGCTCACGATCCCGATCGCGGGCAGGGCGGCTACACCGGGTTGCCGATTACGGCCTGCGCGGGGTGGGTGGCCATGATTGTTTTCATCAGTCAAAGCGAACCATTTGAGAAGTATTCCTTGAACTCCGGCTGGGTAGCGGGCCTTTTTCTGGTCGGAGTGCTCATTTTCATCAGTTTGCAGGTATCAAATGTGCGTTATCCGAAACCGACCAAGCATCCGGCTTTGTTCATTCCCATGGTGATTATGGTGTGTGTACTGTTTGGACCGCAGAAGATTGCCGTTCCGGCTGCTGTGTTTATGATTCTCATGGTACTCGGCTATATCGCGTTTGGGCCGTTTTATATGCGGCAGTTGTCGCGGCGTGAGGCTTTAGGAAAAGCAGCGCAGCCGTCTGATGCTAACAGGAATGGATAA
- a CDS encoding uracil-DNA glycosylase has translation MCPDPRQELAEIINQTSVYLNELKAEGVNKIEVSLASVAKAQAPKKKTAPLTIPAPVPASKTVERRGVTVTARMENDMAKIALEIAGCTKCSLHKTRIQTVPGQGNAKRPEIMFIGEAPGADEDEQGLAFVGRAGQLVTKMITAMGFTREEVFIANILKCRPPDNRAPTPEEMAICIPYLKRQIAEVQPKVIVALGATAVLGLLNLTGISQLRGKWLKFEGIDLIPTYHPSYLLRNPVMKRDAWLDLQSVLKRLGRPLPPVKR, from the coding sequence GTGTGCCCTGATCCCCGACAGGAATTAGCAGAAATCATCAACCAGACTTCAGTTTACCTGAATGAGTTGAAAGCAGAGGGCGTTAATAAGATCGAGGTCAGTTTGGCCTCGGTGGCGAAAGCTCAGGCGCCAAAAAAGAAGACCGCACCCCTTACAATTCCAGCCCCAGTTCCTGCCTCAAAAACGGTCGAGAGAAGGGGCGTAACGGTTACTGCCAGAATGGAAAATGACATGGCCAAGATAGCATTAGAAATCGCGGGATGTACAAAATGTTCATTGCATAAGACGCGTATCCAGACTGTGCCGGGTCAGGGGAATGCTAAGCGTCCTGAAATCATGTTCATTGGCGAAGCGCCTGGTGCTGATGAGGATGAGCAGGGGCTTGCGTTTGTGGGGCGGGCTGGCCAGTTGGTCACCAAGATGATTACGGCGATGGGATTCACGAGGGAAGAGGTTTTTATTGCCAATATCTTGAAGTGCAGGCCACCGGATAATCGGGCGCCCACCCCTGAAGAGATGGCTATTTGCATTCCCTATCTGAAGCGTCAGATTGCTGAAGTTCAGCCGAAGGTGATTGTGGCACTGGGGGCAACGGCGGTTCTGGGCTTGCTCAACCTGACGGGAATCAGTCAACTCCGCGGCAAATGGTTGAAGTTTGAAGGGATCGATTTGATACCAACGTATCATCCGTCATATCTGCTTCGTAATCCTGTGATGAAAAGAGATGCGTGGCTGGATTTGCAATCGGTATTGAAACGTCTCGGGCGTCCTCTGCCCCCGGTGAAGCGGTAA
- a CDS encoding phosphoenolpyruvate carboxykinase (GTP), whose product MKFACLSVPRLLHSAPKFRGGRRGSAKGPHPNPLSWRERFKTVKQGKDMSTIPTKNQKLINWVNEMAKLTKAANVYWCDGSQAEYDRLCQEMVKAGTFTPLNQKLRPGCFLARSHASDVARVEDRTYICSKTKEDAGPTNNWADPAEMKKLMTGLYTGCMQGRTMYVIPFSMGPLDSPIAKIGIELTDSAYVVVNMRIMTRMGSAVLNKLDATGSFIECMHSVGAPLQPGQQDLPWPCEPDPAKKYIVHFPEEQSIMSYGSGYGGNALLGKKCLALRIASSIARKEGWMAEHMVILALTSPAGKKYYISAAFPSACGKTNLAMMQPSLPGWSVKCLGDDIAWIRVGEDGRLFAMNPESGFFGVAPGTSAQSNPHAMTTIKANTIFTNVALTPEGDIWWEDMGIPAPAKAIDWEGKDWTPDCGRKAAHPNARFTAPAEQCPVVDADWQNPAGVPISAFLFGGRRPSTIPLVNEAFTWEHGVFMGSSTGSETTAAALGKAGVLRRDPFAMLPFCGYNMGDYFAHWLDMAKKTKREKLPKVFFVNWFRKSPEGKWLWPGYGDNSRVLKWICERIDGTGKAVKSPIGYLPTEDGLDVSGLKITPEDIKQLLAVDPEGWKNEIADINTNYEKFGTHLPAALKQELEGLKQRLG is encoded by the coding sequence CTGAAATTCGCTTGTCTTTCTGTTCCAAGGTTACTACACTCCGCCCCCAAATTTAGGGGCGGCAGGAGGGGTAGTGCAAAAGGCCCTCACCCCAATCCTCTTTCGTGGCGAGAGAGGTTCAAAACAGTAAAACAAGGAAAAGATATGTCGACTATACCGACCAAAAATCAAAAGCTGATCAACTGGGTTAACGAAATGGCCAAGCTGACCAAAGCGGCCAATGTCTATTGGTGCGACGGGTCGCAGGCCGAATATGACCGGCTTTGCCAGGAGATGGTGAAGGCTGGAACTTTTACTCCGCTCAACCAGAAGTTGCGTCCTGGCTGTTTTCTTGCCCGCTCCCATGCCAGTGATGTGGCACGTGTGGAAGATCGCACCTATATCTGCTCCAAGACGAAAGAAGATGCCGGTCCTACGAATAATTGGGCGGATCCTGCCGAGATGAAGAAGCTTATGACTGGTTTATACACCGGTTGTATGCAAGGACGAACCATGTATGTGATTCCTTTCTCAATGGGTCCCTTGGATTCGCCAATTGCCAAAATCGGAATTGAACTGACGGATTCCGCCTATGTGGTGGTCAATATGCGCATCATGACCCGTATGGGAAGCGCCGTGTTGAATAAGTTGGACGCTACTGGCAGTTTCATTGAGTGTATGCACTCGGTTGGCGCGCCGCTTCAACCCGGGCAGCAGGATCTTCCATGGCCCTGCGAGCCAGATCCCGCCAAGAAATATATTGTTCACTTCCCTGAAGAGCAGTCGATCATGTCCTACGGGTCGGGTTACGGTGGCAATGCCTTGTTGGGTAAAAAGTGTCTGGCATTGCGTATTGCCTCCTCAATTGCCCGTAAAGAGGGTTGGATGGCCGAACATATGGTGATTCTGGCCCTGACTTCGCCTGCCGGAAAGAAGTATTACATTAGCGCAGCATTCCCGAGTGCCTGCGGCAAGACCAATCTGGCTATGATGCAGCCGAGTTTGCCGGGGTGGTCGGTTAAGTGTCTGGGTGACGATATCGCCTGGATTCGCGTGGGTGAAGATGGCCGCCTGTTTGCGATGAACCCGGAATCCGGCTTCTTCGGTGTGGCGCCGGGCACCTCGGCCCAGTCGAATCCCCATGCGATGACGACGATTAAGGCCAATACGATTTTCACCAACGTGGCGTTGACGCCCGAGGGTGATATCTGGTGGGAAGATATGGGCATTCCGGCCCCGGCCAAGGCGATTGACTGGGAAGGTAAGGATTGGACCCCGGATTGCGGTCGCAAGGCGGCGCATCCGAATGCCCGGTTCACAGCGCCTGCGGAACAGTGTCCGGTGGTGGATGCCGACTGGCAGAATCCGGCCGGTGTGCCGATCTCGGCGTTCCTGTTTGGTGGGCGTCGTCCTTCCACCATCCCTCTGGTAAATGAAGCTTTCACCTGGGAACATGGTGTATTCATGGGTTCTTCAACGGGGTCGGAGACCACTGCGGCGGCGCTCGGCAAAGCCGGGGTTCTGCGGCGTGATCCGTTCGCCATGTTGCCGTTCTGCGGCTATAACATGGGTGACTACTTCGCCCACTGGCTGGACATGGCGAAGAAGACCAAGCGCGAAAAGTTGCCCAAGGTATTCTTTGTCAACTGGTTCCGTAAAAGCCCTGAAGGCAAGTGGTTGTGGCCTGGATACGGCGACAACAGCCGCGTGCTCAAATGGATCTGCGAGCGTATCGATGGCACTGGGAAGGCGGTCAAGTCCCCGATTGGGTATCTGCCTACCGAGGATGGTTTGGATGTGTCCGGGCTGAAGATTACGCCGGAAGACATCAAGCAGTTGTTGGCAGTCGATCCTGAAGGCTGGAAGAATGAGATAGCTGACATTAACACCAATTACGAGAAGTTCGGCACCCATCTCCCTGCGGCCTTGAAGCAGGAATTGGAAGGCTTGAAGCAGCGTTTGGGTTAA
- a CDS encoding phosphatidylserine decarboxylase, with translation MAFRVEIIPFVIVVIVLGALLCGVLRLARVSWRKAFVFSGIVTVILIGYLLVFFRDPVRTPSPDPQDIMAGAEGKIMSIVEVDEPEFLKTKAVRISIFLSLIDVHVNRAPIEGTIVHAQYYPGARFFTFEEKSSELNQHSSIVIHNAKTTCLVKQIVGPVARRVVYWVEPGQIVKKGDAIGMMKFGSRLDMYFPRDDVDVLVKKGDKVRAGETVVAQLKK, from the coding sequence ATGGCGTTTAGAGTAGAAATCATACCGTTCGTAATCGTGGTGATAGTGTTGGGTGCCTTGCTGTGCGGTGTTCTTCGCCTGGCGCGGGTGTCGTGGCGTAAAGCGTTTGTATTCAGCGGGATAGTCACGGTAATTCTGATCGGGTATTTATTGGTGTTCTTTCGTGATCCCGTGAGAACGCCTTCGCCTGATCCACAGGATATCATGGCTGGGGCTGAGGGCAAAATCATGTCGATCGTTGAGGTGGACGAGCCTGAGTTTCTCAAAACTAAGGCGGTTCGGATCAGCATTTTCTTGAGTTTGATCGATGTGCATGTGAACCGTGCGCCGATAGAAGGAACGATTGTGCATGCCCAATATTATCCGGGTGCCCGCTTTTTCACTTTTGAGGAAAAGTCATCTGAGCTGAATCAGCATAGCTCGATTGTGATTCACAACGCCAAGACCACTTGTCTGGTCAAACAGATTGTCGGGCCGGTCGCGCGTCGGGTGGTTTACTGGGTCGAGCCTGGCCAAATTGTTAAGAAGGGGGATGCGATTGGCATGATGAAATTCGGGTCGAGACTCGATATGTATTTTCCGCGTGATGATGTGGATGTGTTGGTTAAAAAGGGCGATAAGGTTCGCGCCGGTGAGACAGTCGTTGCCCAACTCAAGAAATAA
- the gdhA gene encoding NADP-specific glutamate dehydrogenase, whose translation MNKYVETVLEQTKRKNSEQVEFIQAVTEVMESISPVMERHKKYQDHAILERIVEPERVIMFRVPWQDDKGRFQVNRGFRVQFNSAIGPYKGGLRFHPSVNLGIIKFLGFEQIFKNSLTTLPMGGGKGGTDFDPKGKSDAEVMRFCQSFITELYRHVGGDTDVPAGDIGVGGREIGFMFGQYKRIKNEFVGVLTGKGLKWGGSLIRPEATGYGAVYFAQEMLAKRGDSMKGKVCTVSGSGNVAQYTIEKINQLGGKCVSVSDSNGTIYDPTGITAEKLAFIMELKNVKRGRIKDYADKFGCQYKDGERPWSIKCDCAFPSATQNEVSGDDAKVLVKNGCKLVAEGANMPTDPDGVEVFLKAKVMFGPGKAANAGGVATSGLEMSQNSMRLSWSREEVDQKLNGIMKSIHANAYAASEEYGDAGNYVLGANIAGFVKVADAMIDQGLV comes from the coding sequence ATGAATAAGTATGTAGAGACAGTTTTGGAGCAAACGAAACGCAAAAATTCGGAGCAGGTAGAATTTATTCAGGCCGTTACAGAAGTGATGGAGTCCATCTCGCCAGTGATGGAACGTCATAAGAAGTATCAGGATCATGCGATTCTGGAACGTATAGTGGAGCCCGAGCGGGTGATTATGTTCCGCGTGCCGTGGCAGGATGACAAAGGTCGTTTTCAAGTCAACCGTGGTTTCCGCGTTCAGTTCAACAGCGCGATTGGTCCTTATAAAGGCGGCCTGCGTTTTCATCCCTCGGTCAATCTGGGCATCATTAAGTTTCTCGGGTTTGAGCAGATCTTCAAAAACTCACTGACCACGCTCCCCATGGGTGGCGGCAAGGGCGGTACGGATTTTGATCCCAAGGGTAAGTCTGATGCAGAGGTCATGCGCTTCTGTCAGTCGTTCATCACTGAATTGTACCGCCATGTGGGTGGGGACACTGATGTCCCAGCTGGTGATATAGGCGTAGGGGGGCGTGAAATTGGGTTCATGTTCGGTCAGTACAAGCGTATTAAGAATGAGTTCGTTGGCGTACTGACAGGCAAGGGGCTCAAGTGGGGCGGCTCGTTGATCAGGCCTGAAGCGACCGGATATGGGGCGGTTTATTTCGCCCAGGAAATGCTGGCCAAGCGTGGGGACTCGATGAAGGGGAAGGTTTGTACCGTGTCTGGTTCCGGTAACGTGGCGCAGTACACTATCGAGAAAATCAACCAGTTGGGTGGCAAGTGCGTCTCGGTTTCTGACTCCAACGGCACCATCTATGATCCCACAGGCATAACGGCCGAGAAGCTGGCATTCATTATGGAGCTCAAGAATGTCAAGCGAGGTCGCATCAAGGACTATGCTGATAAATTTGGGTGTCAGTACAAGGATGGAGAGCGCCCGTGGAGCATCAAGTGTGACTGCGCATTCCCGTCGGCGACGCAAAATGAAGTTTCGGGCGATGACGCGAAGGTGCTTGTCAAGAATGGCTGCAAGCTGGTGGCGGAAGGGGCAAACATGCCGACCGACCCGGATGGTGTGGAAGTCTTCCTGAAAGCCAAAGTGATGTTTGGCCCGGGCAAAGCGGCCAATGCTGGCGGAGTGGCGACCTCAGGTCTTGAAATGTCGCAGAACTCGATGCGGCTATCCTGGTCGCGTGAGGAAGTCGATCAGAAGTTGAATGGTATTATGAAGTCCATTCATGCCAATGCGTATGCGGCGTCCGAGGAATATGGTGATGCTGGCAACTACGTGTTGGGCGCCAATATTGCCGGTTTCGTTAAAGTTGCCGACGCGATGATTGACCAAGGTCTGGTTTAA
- a CDS encoding adenylyltransferase/cytidyltransferase family protein, translating into MRVKSPSSLLAWRRQSNESVVVVTGSFDIFQPGNLEVLRQASLLAKRIVVVVEPDDVVAAHSSPGRPQNKLETRVEMVSYLRHVQAVTSFPVAEANAFFAGLKPFIWVTAKTQTASEAYAKALFVSAERVVEVASQRGCFTEDIILAMAENRTPVKLPPAWGAEALESSVTPVSVTVNGCFDILHIGHLRFLAEARALGDRLTVLINSDASVARYKGATRPVFPETFRAEALKALRCVDDVLVFAGDNPLDEIRQLRPLIHVKGGSYEPERVRAERELVESWGGRLVCTAMVEGFSTTDFIRKALGAKATILI; encoded by the coding sequence ATGCGAGTCAAATCCCCATCCTCGCTGTTGGCCTGGCGACGGCAATCCAATGAATCTGTGGTTGTGGTGACAGGCTCTTTTGATATTTTTCAACCTGGCAATCTTGAGGTTCTGAGGCAGGCGAGTTTGCTGGCGAAGCGAATCGTTGTGGTGGTGGAGCCTGATGATGTGGTGGCCGCGCATAGCTCTCCGGGACGGCCGCAAAACAAACTTGAGACCCGTGTGGAGATGGTCTCTTATCTGCGCCATGTACAGGCTGTGACGAGTTTTCCGGTGGCGGAGGCGAATGCTTTTTTCGCCGGCTTAAAACCGTTTATCTGGGTAACCGCCAAAACTCAAACCGCATCGGAGGCCTATGCAAAAGCTCTTTTCGTTTCGGCGGAACGGGTGGTTGAGGTAGCGTCTCAGAGGGGATGTTTTACGGAAGATATCATTTTAGCGATGGCTGAGAATCGAACCCCCGTCAAGCTGCCTCCGGCGTGGGGTGCGGAAGCCCTGGAATCGAGCGTCACTCCGGTGTCGGTAACTGTGAATGGGTGTTTCGACATTTTGCACATCGGGCATTTGCGTTTTCTGGCGGAGGCCCGGGCATTGGGGGACAGGCTAACGGTATTGATCAACAGTGATGCTTCGGTCGCGCGGTATAAAGGGGCGACGCGGCCGGTGTTCCCTGAGACGTTCAGGGCCGAGGCACTCAAAGCGTTGAGATGTGTTGATGATGTTTTGGTTTTTGCCGGGGACAATCCGCTTGATGAGATCCGGCAACTCCGTCCGCTGATTCATGTAAAAGGTGGTTCCTATGAGCCTGAGCGGGTGCGAGCAGAGCGCGAGTTGGTTGAAAGTTGGGGTGGGCGTTTAGTGTGCACGGCGATGGTTGAGGGTTTTAGCACGACCGACTTCATTAGAAAAGCTCTGGGCGCCAAAGCTACTATTTTGATATGA